In the Staphylococcus sp. IVB6240 genome, one interval contains:
- a CDS encoding nucleotidyltransferase produces MKSVALITEYNPFHNGHLYHAQTAKKLSQADVTIAIMSGHFVMRGMPAMFNKFQRAQMALAGVDLVIELPLIGSLSSSDYFAKMGVLMADFLSADALCFGSESGHIEKLKQVATQLLTLEEKTSFQQAIKEGKTYARIASDHLDNTLMSEPNNILGIAYLKQLQVLNSSITPLTIQRQHTHHHHHHITHDTFASGTAIRQSLINNDITWQNMIPKENQQLMSQPFFNNERLFDFLKLTIYQQDAVSLSNIYTMTEGFEHRLIKTIKTATSYDDLMQKLKTKRYTYTHIQRVLMNVLLNISKDTVSHTIDAARVLAMSTQGQAYLKWLKQTSPDRQIITNVNQSNAHLFTNEIKATHIYNLLTQQTQTDFNTPVFIKK; encoded by the coding sequence ATGAAAAGTGTTGCTTTAATCACAGAATATAATCCTTTTCATAACGGTCATCTTTATCATGCACAAACAGCCAAAAAATTATCACAAGCGGATGTCACAATTGCGATTATGAGTGGCCATTTTGTCATGCGTGGTATGCCGGCTATGTTCAACAAATTTCAACGTGCACAAATGGCATTAGCCGGTGTGGATCTCGTCATTGAACTCCCACTCATAGGTTCGCTCTCTTCCAGTGACTATTTTGCAAAAATGGGTGTCTTAATGGCAGATTTTTTATCGGCTGATGCATTATGCTTTGGTAGCGAATCTGGTCATATCGAAAAATTAAAACAAGTTGCCACGCAGTTACTAACACTTGAAGAAAAAACATCTTTTCAACAAGCCATCAAAGAAGGTAAGACGTATGCACGTATCGCATCTGACCACCTAGATAATACGTTAATGAGTGAGCCTAATAACATCCTTGGTATCGCCTACTTGAAACAACTTCAAGTGTTAAATAGTTCTATCACACCCTTGACGATTCAAAGGCAACATACCCACCACCATCACCATCATATCACTCATGATACATTTGCGAGTGGAACAGCAATTCGTCAATCACTAATCAATAACGATATAACTTGGCAAAATATGATACCTAAGGAAAATCAACAGCTTATGAGTCAGCCTTTTTTTAATAATGAACGTTTATTCGACTTTTTAAAGTTAACGATTTACCAACAAGATGCCGTATCACTCAGCAACATCTATACAATGACAGAAGGCTTTGAACATCGTTTAATCAAAACTATCAAAACAGCAACTTCTTATGATGATCTCATGCAAAAATTAAAAACAAAGCGCTATACATACACACATATCCAACGTGTACTAATGAATGTGTTATTGAACATTTCAAAAGATACTGTTTCTCATACGATTGATGCCGCACGTGTTCTAGCGATGTCAACCCAAGGACAAGCTTATCTTAAATGGTTAAAACAAACCTCTCCAGATCGTCAAATCATCACAAATGTGAATCAAAGTAATGCTCACCTGTTTACAAATGAAATTAAAGCAACACATATTTATAATTTATTAACCCAGCAAACACAAACAGATTTTAATACACCTGTCTTTATTAAGAAGTAA
- a CDS encoding DUF177 domain-containing protein — MKWSITQLRKYQGQPFKFDQTIEFNDLARQLDIIDLSEVQVDGVLNVKSTEVVAEMRLRGTYTMPCARTLVPVEVPFDTTTTEVFDLDGLYEDEDDEHYHLVSDGMIDLRSIAEEIVMLEKPMRVIAEDSDKMLTGGRGWEVIDEDDLDNDPSQDDSNVQVDPRLQKLQKLYDEK, encoded by the coding sequence ATGAAATGGTCAATAACACAATTGAGAAAATACCAAGGACAACCTTTTAAATTTGATCAAACAATTGAATTTAACGATTTAGCGCGTCAGTTAGATATTATCGACTTGTCAGAAGTACAGGTTGACGGTGTGTTAAATGTTAAATCTACTGAGGTTGTAGCTGAAATGCGCTTACGTGGAACGTATACGATGCCATGTGCACGTACACTTGTCCCTGTAGAAGTTCCTTTCGATACTACAACGACAGAAGTGTTTGATTTAGATGGTTTGTACGAAGATGAGGACGATGAACACTATCATCTTGTCTCAGATGGCATGATTGATTTACGCAGTATTGCGGAAGAGATTGTCATGCTTGAAAAACCAATGCGTGTTATCGCTGAAGATAGCGATAAGATGTTAACTGGTGGTCGAGGTTGGGAAGTTATTGACGAAGATGATTTGGATAATGACCCATCTCAAGATGACTCAAATGTGCAAGTCGATCCGAGGCTTCAAAAATTACAAAAATTATACGATGAAAAATGA
- the rpmF gene encoding 50S ribosomal protein L32: MAVPKRRTSKTRKNKRRTHFKLAVPGMQECPSCGELKLAHRVCPSCGSYKGEEVVSK, translated from the coding sequence ATGGCAGTACCAAAAAGAAGAACTTCTAAAACAAGAAAAAACAAACGTCGTACACACTTCAAATTAGCAGTACCAGGTATGCAAGAATGCCCAAGCTGTGGTGAATTAAAATTAGCTCACCGCGTATGCCCAAGCTGCGGTTCTTACAAAGGCGAAGAAGTCGTTTCTAAATAA
- the coaD gene encoding pantetheine-phosphate adenylyltransferase gives MVKTKAVIPGSFDPITYGHIDIIERSSDRFDELHVCILRNMKKSGTFSVEERIKMIEDSVAHLPNVKVHSFSGLLVDFCDKIGANTIIRGLRAVSDFEYELRLTSMNKKLNSRVETLYMMSSTEYSFISSSVVKEVAQYNADISEFVPKHVEKALLSKFQQ, from the coding sequence ATGGTTAAAACTAAAGCGGTCATTCCTGGGAGTTTTGATCCTATCACATATGGCCATATTGATATTATTGAGAGAAGTTCTGATAGATTTGATGAATTGCATGTTTGCATCTTACGTAATATGAAGAAGAGCGGCACATTTAGTGTAGAAGAACGTATCAAAATGATTGAAGATTCGGTAGCACATTTACCTAATGTGAAAGTCCATTCTTTTAGTGGCTTGCTCGTTGATTTCTGTGACAAAATTGGTGCAAACACGATTATTCGTGGCTTGCGTGCGGTGAGTGACTTTGAATATGAATTGCGTTTAACATCTATGAATAAAAAGTTAAACAGTCGTGTGGAAACACTCTATATGATGAGTTCTACTGAATATTCATTTATTAGCTCAAGCGTTGTAAAAGAAGTTGCCCAATATAATGCGGATATTTCAGAATTTGTACCGAAACATGTAGAAAAGGCGTTACTCTCCAAGTTTCAACAATAA